CTACCGTACCACTCGGCGAATGATCAATCACCCATTTCAGATTTTCGAGTTGTAAGTCGGTGATCCCCACATGCCCAACAATACCTTTCTCGCGCAAGCCGACTAAGGCCGGTAATGTTTCATTTACAATCTGATTCAGATCGGCAAACTCAATATCATGTACATTTATCAAATCGATAAAGTCAATATTCAGACGCTCTATACTCTCATACACACTCTCTACTGCGCGTTTTGCAGAATAATCCCAGGTATTGACCCCATCTTTTCCATAACGTCCCACTTTAGTAGAGAGATAGTATCGGTCACGCGGAACATCTTTCAAAGCTTTCCCTAAAACAGTTTCAGCTTTATAGTGCCCATAATAGGGAGAAACATCTATAAAATTCATGCCTGCTTCGATGGCAGTAAATACAGACTCAATTCCTTCTTTCTCTTTAATATCATGGAAAACTCCTCCCAAAGAAGAAGCTCCAAAACTGAGAGATGACACTTTCATCCCTGTCTTTCCGATTTCATGGTATTGCATATCAATTAAATTTAAAAGTTTTTAGATAGGGCAAAAATAGGGCAAGAATAACTTCAGGACAGCATGCAAGGTACAAAAACAACACGTAATGGTTTACGTAAAAAAAATATCCTTTCATACCATCTTTTATCAGGGAATATGCTTTCTTTGTAAGTGAATCTAATAGCAGACTTTAAAATGGAATACCAGAAACATACTTCACTCAAAGATCTCGCCAAAGCATTGGGCGTATCCATTCCCACTGTATCCAGGGCACTAAAAGACAGTCCGGAAATCAGCAGTGAACTTCGTACTAAAGTCAAAAAACTGGCAAAAGAGATGAATTACCGTCCCAATCCTTTTGCCATGAGTCTGCGAAAAAACACTCCGCGTATCATCGGAGTCGTTGTGCCGGATATCGTTACCCATTTCTTCGCATCCATCCTGAACGGAATAGAAAACATGGCAGTAGCTAACGGATATTTCGTTATTATTACCACTTCACATGAAGCATACGAATACGAGAAAAGGAATATCGAAAATCTGGTAAATATGCGAGTAGAAGGCATTATCGCCTGCC
The nucleotide sequence above comes from Bacteroides intestinalis DSM 17393. Encoded proteins:
- a CDS encoding aldo/keto reductase, whose product is MQYHEIGKTGMKVSSLSFGASSLGGVFHDIKEKEGIESVFTAIEAGMNFIDVSPYYGHYKAETVLGKALKDVPRDRYYLSTKVGRYGKDGVNTWDYSAKRAVESVYESIERLNIDFIDLINVHDIEFADLNQIVNETLPALVGLREKGIVGHVGITDLQLENLKWVIDHSPSGTVESILNFCHYCLCDDKLIDFLDYFESKGIGVINASPLSMGLLSERGVPEWHPAPESLVEACRKAMEHCKAKNYPIEKLAMQFSVSNPRIATTLFSTANPLNVKKNVSFIEEPIDWELVREVREIIGEQQRVSWANS